In Mangifera indica cultivar Alphonso chromosome 1, CATAS_Mindica_2.1, whole genome shotgun sequence, a single genomic region encodes these proteins:
- the LOC123196169 gene encoding receptor-like protein 33 has product MSWKEDNDCCSWDGVTCDKVTGHVIDLDLSCSGLYGNIPSNSSVFFLPQLQKLNLAFNDFDYSQISSNFGQLISLTHLNLSASNFNGSIPSEISHLSNLVSLDISSVLDVYPIIYRSYYLNVPLSIERPVFERIVQNLTMLKTLALNYVDMSTIIPNSLMNLSSSLTSLSLCYSILQGNFPTQIFRLPNLQILRLRGNFNLTGSFPKVNWSSPLKSLDVTDINFSKQLPNSIGNLLSLREFYLENCTLMGSIPTSFGNLTQLSYLSLGYNKFSGQIPSFLSNLVQLCLLDLSFNNFIGQFPEFFVNLTQLSSLDLSSNQLTGPISSHVNALQKLVDIRLNSNNLNDTIPSWLFTLPLLESLDLSENQLTGHIDQFQSKSLKNLYLDGNALTGSISTSIFEQVNLTVLTLSSNNFSGIVKLHLFSKLKNLLLLDLSHNSLSINTTFKASSSFPQLDYLKLSGCNLSEFPDILRSFNQLRYLDLSENKISGQIPNWMWEIGMDTLAYLNLSFNYLTNIEKLPLENLFILDLNSNKLQGSLPIPPSSLTVLFLSNNKLSGEIPDLICNKSVLEILDLSNNSFSGNIPICMGNFSYLHVLDLRKNKLSGTIPGSFAKGSLLRTLNLNENELEGPIPRSLVNCTMLEVLDIGNNKVIDTFPYWLQSLPELQVLVLHSNKFYGSVRGCSEMNHCFPKLKVLDLSKNKFGGPLPASYFKNLQAMKDVGEVGTKLQYIGESYYQDSITVTMKGHLFGFMRIFVAFTAIDFSNNNFCEEIPEVIGELYSLIHLNLSSNNLTGCIPSSLGNLNALESLDLSFNKLGGKIPWQLANLDFLQVLDLSQNQLTGPIPRAPHFDTFPNTSYAGNTGLCGFPLSKECKSDGTLQPRSEIEDNAESTNGFGWKVVLIGYASGMVIGLFMGYLVFSTGKPQLLVRIVEGETVERGGGRMRDVEEEENSGFMFYRPSIVLN; this is encoded by the coding sequence atGTCTTGGAAAGAGGATAATGATTGCTGCTCTTGGGATGGAGTCACATGTGATAAGGTAACGGGTCATGTGATTGATCTCGACCTTAGTTGTAGCGGGCTTTACGGAAACATCCCTTCTAATAGTAGTGTTTTTTTCCTTCCTCAATTGCAAAAACTCAATCTAGCTTTCAATGATTTCGATTACTCTCAAATTTCCTCTAATTTTGGTCAATTGATCAGCTTGACACATCTTAATCTCTCTGCCTCAAACTTTAATGGTTCTATTCCATCTGAAATCTCACATTTGTCTAATTTGGTTTCACTAGACATCTCAAGTGTACTTGATGTCTACCCAATCATTTATCGTTCCTACTATTTGAATGTTCCATTGAGTATTGAAAGACCTGTTTTTGAAAGGATAGTTCAAAATCTGACTATGTTAAAAACCCTTGCTCTAAACTATGTAGACATGTCTACCATCATACCTAATTCATTGATGAAtctatcttcatctttgacttCTCTAAGTCTTTGTTACTCTATATTGCAAGGGAACTTTCCAACTCAAATCTTTCGCCTACCAAATCTACAAATTCTTAGGTTAAGAGGTAACTTCAACTTAACAGGTAGTTTTCCCAAAGTTAATTGGAGTAGTCCACTCAAGTCTCTGGATGTCACTGacattaacttttcaaaacagTTACCTAATTCAATAGGCAACCTCTTGTCCTTGAGGGAATTCTATCTTGAGAATTGCACTCTGATGGGATCAATTCCCACATCATTTGGAAACCTTACACAACTTAGTTATTTGAGTCTCGGGTATAACAAATTCAGTGGTCAAATACCATCATTCTTGTCAAATTTGGTCCAACTTTGTCTTTTAGATCtgtcattcaataattttattggtcAATTTCCAGAATTTTTTGTCAACTTAACACAACTTTCTAGTTTAGACTTGTCAAGTAATCAACTCACTGGTCCCATTTCTTCTCATGTCAATGCCCTTCAAAAGTTAGTTGATATTCGTTTGAATAGCAACAACTTGAATGACACTATACCATCTTGGTTATTCACTCTACCATTATTGGAAAGTCTAGACCTTAGTGAAAACCAATTAACGGGTCATATTGATCAATTTCAAAGTAAATCTTTGAAAAACCTTTATTTGGATGGTAATGCACTAACTGGctctatttcaacttcaataTTTGAACAAGTGAATTTAACCGTGCTCacactttcttcaaacaattttagTGGAATTGTAAAGCTTCACTTATTTTCAAAGCTTAAAAACCTTCTTTTGCTTGATCTTTCTCATAATAGTTTATCAATTAACACTACATTCAAAGCCAGTTCATCCTTTCCACAACTTGATTATTTGAAGTTATCTGGTTGCAACTTGAGTGAATTCCCAGATATACTAAGAAGTTTTAATCAATTAAGGTATTTAGATCTCTCTGAAAATAAAATCAGTGGTCAAATACCTAATTGGATGTGGGAAATTGGAATGGATACTTTAGCCTATCTAAATCTTTCCTTCAACTACTTGACCAACATAGAAAAGCTTCCATTGGAGAATCTTTTTATTCTAGACCTTAATTCAAACAAGCTCCAAGGATCACTTCCAATTCCACCGTCTTCCTTGACAGTCTTATTTTTGTCCAACAACAAATTGTCAGGAGAGATACCAGATTTGATTTGCAATAAGAGTGTCCTGGAAATTCTAGATCTTTCTAACAATAGCTTCAGTGGCAACATTCCAATATGCATGGGAAACTTTAGCTATCTTCATGTGTTGGAtttgaggaaaaataaactCAGTGGCACAATTCCAGGAAGCTTTGCAAAAGGCAGTCTATTGAGGACCCTCAACTTGAATGAGAATGAATTGGAAGGGCCAATCCCACGATCTTTGGTCAATTGTACGATGCTTGAAGTTCTAGATATTGGCAACAACAAGGTAATTGATACCTTCCCATATTGGCTACAAAGTCTCCCTGAATTGCAAGTTCTTGTActtcattcaaataaattttatggttCTGTACGAGGTTGCTCAGAAATGAATCATTGTTTTCCAAAGTTGAAAGTACTTGACCTCTCAAAGAACAAATTTGGTGGTCCATTGCCAGCCTCGTATTTCAAAAATCTTCAAGCCATGAAGGATGTTGGTGAAGTTGGGACGAAGTTACAATATATTGGTGAAAGTTATTATCAAGATTCCATTACAGTAACAATGAAAGGGCATCTGTTTGGATTTATGAGAATATTCGTGGCTTTCACTgctattgatttttcaaataataacttCTGTGAAGAGATTCCAGAAGTAATTGGAGAGCTTTATTCACTTATACACCTCAatctttcttcaaacaatttaacaGGTTGCATTCCATCATCACTTGGAAATTTGAATGCTCTTGAGTCTTTAGACCTCTCTTTCAACAAGCTTGGTGGAAAAATTCCATGGCAGTTGGCAAATTTAGACTTTCTTCAAGTGCTAGACTTGTCTCAAAACCAACTCACAGGGCCCATTCCACGGGCACCGCATTTTGATACCTTTCCAAATACGTCATACGCCGGAAACACGGGATTGTGTGGATTCCCTTTGTCAAAAGAATGCAAAAGTGATGGAACACTACAACCGCGGTCAGAAATAGAAGATAATGCAGAGTCTACAAATGGATTCGGTTGGAAAGTGGTGTTGATAGGCTATGCGTCTGGAATGGTGATTGGACTGTTCATGGGATATCTTGTATTTTCAACAGGAAAGCCTCAGTTGCTTGTAAGGATAGTTGAAGGAGAAACCGTAGAAAGAGGAGGAGGCCGAATGCGAGAcgttgaggaagaagagaataGTGGTTTCATGTTCTACAGGCCAAGTATTGTTTTGAACTAG
- the LOC123229991 gene encoding receptor-like protein 6 — translation MTSWKEDDDCCSWHGVTCDRVTGHVIDLDLSCSWLYGNIPSNSSLFFFPRLQRLNLTFNDFNLSRISPYFGQLISLTHLNLSTSKFIGPIPVEIALLSNLVSLDISSDYYFPIGNNFYGVDVPMSIERHVFERLVQNLTVLKNLDLLFVDMSTIIPNSLMNLTFSLTSLDLSYCNLQGNFPTHILCLPNLQILLLRDNFNLTDNFPKFNWSSPLKSLDVSDMNFSEQLPNSISNLLSLRELSLDNCTLVGSIPTSLGNLTQLSLLSLRNNKFNGQIASFLSNFVQLRLLDLSENYFTGQLPNFFVNITHLHILELSSNQLNGPIPSHVNDLQNLYLVRLNNNYLNGTTPSWLFTQPLLIFLDLSDNRLTGHIHQFQSKSLIYICLKNNRLNGFIPSSIFEQVNLTDLSLSSNNFIRNVELQLFSKLKSLFWLDLSYNSVVVNFAFKASSSFPQLQYLKLSGCNLSKFPSKTVLEVNSSFPQLDYLDLSNCNLSEFPSILRSVNQLARLDLSNNKISSPIPNWMWDIGKDTLSYLNLSRNYLTTIEQLPWKNLRILDLHSNKLQGSFPIPPPSLEILLLSNNKLIGEIPHSICNLSVIQILDLSNNSFGGNIPKCMGNFSSLHVLDLRKNKLNGTIPGSFAKGSPLRTFNFNENKLEGPIPRSLVNCTMLEVLDISNNKVIDTFPYWLQSLPELQVLMLHSNKFYGSVWDCSETKQCFPKLKFFDLSNNKFRGPLPAWYFKNLQAMKDVSDGERKLEYIGETYYQDSIVVTLKGYEIELEKVISIFTTIDFSNNNFHGEIPEVIGKLHALHLLNFSHNNLSGRIPSSFENLTALESLDISFNQLSGGIPNQLIKLSFLSLLNLSYNQLIGPIPRGNQFDTFQNDSYIGNLRLCGPPLSKKCTNDELQSTIPSIFQGEDNDSSWFDWKISLMGYGSGLVLGITIA, via the coding sequence ATGACGTCTTGGAAAGAGGATGATGATTGTTGCTCTTGGCATGGAGTCACATGCGATAGGGTCACGGGTCATGTGATTGATCTTGACCTTAGTTGTAGTTGGCTTTACGGAAACATCCCTTCTAATAGTAgcctctttttctttcctcGATTGCAAAGACTCAATCTAACTTTCAATGATTTCAATCTTTCTCGAATTTCACCTTATTTTGGTCAATTGATCAGTTTAACACATCTTAATCTCTCGACCTCAAAATTTATTGGTCCTATTCCAGTTGAAATTGCTCTTTTGTCTAATTTGGTTTCACTAGACATCTCAAGCGATTACTATTTCCCCATAGGAAATAATTTCTACGGTGTGGATGTTCCCATGAGTATTGAAAGACATGTCTTTGAAAGACTAGTTCAAAATTTAACCGTGTTGAAAAACCTTGATCTCTTATTTGTAGACATGTCTACCATTATACCGAATTCATTGATGAATTTAACTTTCTCTTTGACTTCCCTAGATCTTTCTTATTGTAATTTGCAGGGGAACTTCCCAACTCACATCCTTTGCCTACCAAATCTACAGATCCTTCTGTTAAGAGATAACTTCAACTTGACAGATAATTTTCCCAAATTTAATTGGAGTAGTCCACTCAAGTCTTTGGATGTCTCCGACATGAACTTTTCGGAACAATTACCAAATTCGATTAGCAATCTCTTGTCTTTGAGGGAATTGTCTCTTGACAATTGCACTCTAGTGGGATCAATTCCCACATCACTTGGAAACCTCACACAACTTAGTCTTTTGAGTCTCCGCAATAACAAATTCAATGGTCAAATAGCATcgtttctttcaaattttgtccaGCTCCGTCTTTTAGATCTTtcagaaaattattttactgGTCAATTgccaaatttttttgtcaacaTCACACATCTACATATTTTAGAATTGTCAAGCAATCAACTCAATGGCCCCATTCCTTCTCATGTCAATGaccttcaaaatttatatttggttAGGTTAAATAACAACTACCTCAATGGTACAACACCATCTTGGTTATTCACTCAACCATTATTGATATTCTTGGACCTTAGTGATAACCGATTAACTGGCCATATTCATCAATTTCAGAGTAAATCtttgatttatatttgtttgaaaaataatagattGAATGGCTTTATTCCAAGTTCAATATTTGAACAGGTGAATTTAACcgatctctctctttcttcaaacaatttcaTTAGGAATGTTGAGCTTCAGTTATTCTCAAAGCTAAAAAGTCTTTTTTGGCTTGATCTTTCTTATAATAGTGTAGTAGTTAACTTTGCATTCAAGGCTAGCTCATCCTTTCCACAACTTCAGTATTTAAAGTTATCTGGTTGCAACTTGAGCAAATTCCCAAGTAAGACTGTATTAGAGGTTAACTCGTCCTTTCCACAACTTGATTATTTGGATTTATCTAATTGCAACTTGAGCGAATTCCCAAGTATCTTAAGAAGTGTAAATCAATTAGCGCGGTTGGATCTTTCTAACAATAAAATCAGTAGTCCAATACCTAATTGGATGTGGGACATTGGAAAAGATACTTTGTCCTATCTAAATCTTTCCCGCAACTACCTGACCACCATAGAGCAACTTCCATGGAAGAATCTTCGTATTCTAGACCTTCATTCAAATAAGCTTCAAGGATCATTTCCAATTCCACCACCTTCCTTGGAAATCTTATTGTTGtcaaacaataaattgattggAGAGATACCGCATTCAATATGTAATTTGAGTGTTATACAAATTCTAGATCTCTCTAATAATAGCTTTGGTGGTAACATTCCAAAATGTATGGGAAACTTTAGCAGTCTTCATGTGTTGgatttaaggaaaaataaactcaatGGCACCATTCCAGGAAGCTTTGCAAAGGGCAGTCCTTTGAGGACTTTCAACTTCAATGAGAATAAATTGGAAGGGCCAATCCCACGATCTCTGGTCAATTGTACGATGCTTGAAGTTCTAGATATCAGCAACAACAAGGTAATTGATACCTTCCCATATTGGCTACAAAGTCTTCCTGAATTGCAAGTTCTTATGcttcattcaaataaattttatggttCTGTATGGGATTGCTCAGAGACAAAGCAATGTTTCcctaagttgaaattttttgacCTTTCAAACAACAAATTTCGTGGTCCATTGCCTGCCTGGTATTTCAAAAATCTTCAAGCCATGAAGGATGTCAGTGATGGTGAGAGGAAGTTGGAGTATATTGGTGAAACTTATTATCAAGATTCTATAGTAGTAACATTGAAAGGGTATGAGATTGAATTAGAGAAAGTTATTTCGATTTTCACTaccattgatttttcaaataataacttTCACGGTGAGATTCCAGAAGTAATTGGGAAGCTTCATGCACTTCATCTTCTCAATTTTTCTCACAACAATCTATCAGGTCGTATCCCTTCATCCTTTGAAAATTTGACAGCTCTTGAGTCATTAGACATCTCTTTCAACCAACTTTCAGGAGGGATTCCTAATCAGTTGATAAAGTTATCATTTCTTTCATTGTTGAACCTCTCGTACAACCAACTCATAGGGCCTATTCCTCGAGGAAATCAATTTGACACATTTCAAAATGATTCCTATATTGGAAACCTTAGGTTGTGTGGACCGCCATTGTCAAAGAAATGTACAAATGATGAGTTACAGTCAACAATACCATCGATCTTCCAAGGTGAAGATAATGATTCGAGCTGGTTCGACTGGAAAATCAGCTTGATGGGTTACGGATCTGGTCTTGTATTAGGCATTACTATTGCATAG
- the LOC123229999 gene encoding glucan endo-1,3-beta-D-glucosidase yields the protein MALAMAMATIAFSFFFFFLLLSNFASADSGFVGINYGRVADNLPPPPQVVKLLQSKGVTKVKLYDTDSTVLTAFANSGISVVVALPNEVLSNAANDQSFADNWVQLNISKFYPATNIEAIAVGNEVFVDPKNTTPFLVPAMTNIYNSLVKYKLDSAIKVSSPIALSALNNSYPASAGIFKPELVPVIKPMLELLRKSGSYVMVNIYPFFAYSADSKDISLDYALFKNNPGVVDSGNGLKYSNMFEAQVDAVYAAMSAIGFNDVKLTVTETGWPSLGDENEIGASKENAASYNGNLMLRVHSGGGTPVRPNNPLNVYLFALFNENLKPGPTSERNYGLFYPSEEEVYDMPYAESEGQSGNATTNHVQVPSPTTSPDPIVPTASTGTYETQTPTSTPSPTQAQTWCVANANVDANKLQTALDYACGEGAADCRPIQQGATCYDPNTLEAHASYAFNSYYQKQGRKAGSCDFGGTARVVKEQPDFGGNCEYPTGY from the exons ATGGCGCTGGCTATGGCTATGGCGACCATAgctttctccttcttcttcttcttcttgcttctCTCAAACTTCGCTTCTGCAG ACAGTGGATTTGTGGGAATAAATTATGGCAGAGTGGCGGACAACTTACCGCCGCCGCCGCAAGTGGTGAAGCTTTTACAGTCGAAAGGCGTAACCAAAGTCAAGCTCTACGACACTGACTCAACTGTACTTACTGCATTCGCGAACTCCGGCATAAGCGTCGTCGTCGCACTTCCCAACGAGGTTCTCTCCAACGCCGCGAACGACCAATCATTTGCCGACAACTGGGTTCAACTCAACATCAGTAAATTCTACCCCGCTACTAACATTGAAGCCATTGCAGTAGGTAATGAGGTTTTCGTCGATCCGAAGAACACGACACCGTTTCTCGTACCTGCTATGACAAACATTTACAACTCTTTGGTTAAATATAAGCTCGATTCTGCTATTAAAGTGTCTTCTCCGATAGCTCTAAGCGCCTTGAACAACTCGTACCCGGCTTCCGCGGGTATTTTTAAACCCGAATTGGTCCCGGTCATTAAACCCATGTTAGAATTGTTACGTAAATCCGGGTCATATGTTATGGTTAACATTTACCCGTTTTTCGCTTACTCAGCGGACTCAAAAGATATATCGTTAGATTATGCTTTGTTTAAAAACAACCCGGGTGTGGTGGATTCGGGTAACGGTTTGAAATATTCTAACATGTTTGAAGCCCAAGTGGACGCCGTTTACGCTGCTATGTCAGCGATCGGTTTCAACGACGTGAAGTTGACCGTTACAGAAACCGGGTGGCCTTCGCTCGGGGACGAGAATGAGATTGGCGCCAGCAAGGAGAATGCAGCGTCGTATAACGGAAATCTAATGCTCAGAGTTCACTCCGGTGGTGGGACCCCTGTCAGACCAAATAATCCACTCAACGTTTATTTGTTCGCTTTGTTCAACGAAAATCTGAAACCGGGTCCGACCTCAGAAAGGAACTATGGTCTGTTTTACCCCAGCGAAGAGGAAGTGTATGATATGCCATATGCAGAAAGCGAAGGGCAGTCTGGTAATGCAACTACAAACCACGTTCAAGTTCCGAGCCCGACAACTAGCCCGGATCCCATAGTCCCAACGGCTTCAACAGGTACGTATGAGACCCAAACCCCGACTTCAACCCCAAGCCCGACCCAGGCCCAGACTTGGTGCGTGGCAAATGCTAATGTTGATGCGAACAAGCTGCAAACTGCACTAGATTACGCGTGTGGGGAAGGAGCGGCTGATTGCCGTCCAATTCAACAAGGGGCCACGTGTTACGATCCCAACACGTTAGAAGCACATGCATCATACGCCTTCAATAGCTACTATCAGAAGCAGGGACGTAAGGCTGGATCGTGCGACTTTGGTGGGACAGCCCGCGTAGTGAAGGAACAGCCTG ATTTTGGTGGGAATTGCGAGTACCCAACAGGATATTGA